A genomic window from Variovorax paradoxus includes:
- a CDS encoding LysR substrate-binding domain-containing protein, which produces MSAMNFARLKLRHLQCLVMVAQERNLVRAAEALSLTQPAVSKTVAELEEIVGRQLLLRRRRGVELTPAAEVLVRHAVSALRGLREGMGLAMDQPEADQLRVAVGALPNMVANLLPEAVALLNEAHPALRVRVMSGTNAQLMTQLRQGEIDVVLGRLAQASAMADLAFEQLFSEPLLLVVRPGHPLASRRKPTLDALAAHPLVLPVSGTLIRHTADAFLIAQGLALPNRLVEATDTSFVVGLLQRCDAVWFAPQGAVEGFIARGELKRVAIDTSSTEGPVGFTVRRSGELGEGARLLLATIRGIVLKRKV; this is translated from the coding sequence ATGTCAGCCATGAACTTTGCGCGCCTGAAGCTGCGCCATCTGCAGTGCCTCGTGATGGTGGCGCAAGAGCGCAACCTCGTGCGCGCGGCCGAGGCGCTCTCGCTCACGCAGCCGGCGGTGTCCAAGACCGTTGCCGAGCTGGAAGAGATCGTCGGCCGCCAGCTGCTGCTGCGCCGCCGCCGCGGCGTGGAGCTCACGCCGGCCGCCGAGGTGCTGGTGCGCCACGCCGTCTCTGCCCTGCGCGGTCTGCGCGAAGGCATGGGCCTGGCGATGGACCAGCCCGAGGCCGACCAGTTGCGCGTGGCCGTCGGCGCCTTGCCGAACATGGTGGCCAACCTGCTGCCCGAGGCCGTCGCCCTGCTGAACGAAGCGCACCCCGCGCTGCGCGTGCGCGTGATGAGCGGCACCAACGCGCAGCTGATGACGCAGCTGCGCCAGGGCGAAATCGACGTTGTGCTCGGCCGCCTCGCGCAGGCCTCGGCCATGGCCGACCTGGCCTTCGAGCAGCTCTTCAGCGAGCCGCTGCTGCTGGTGGTGCGCCCCGGCCATCCGCTCGCGTCACGGCGCAAGCCGACGCTCGACGCGCTGGCCGCGCATCCGCTGGTGCTGCCGGTGTCGGGCACGCTCATCAGGCACACGGCCGATGCCTTCCTGATCGCGCAAGGCCTCGCGCTGCCCAACCGGCTGGTGGAGGCGACCGACACGAGCTTCGTGGTGGGGCTGCTGCAGCGCTGCGACGCGGTGTGGTTCGCGCCGCAAGGAGCGGTGGAAGGCTTCATCGCGCGCGGCGAGTTGAAGCGCGTGGCCATCGATACGTCGAGCACCGAAGGGCCGGTCGGGTTCACTGTGCGCCGCAGCGGCGAGCTGGGGGAGGGCGCGCGGCTGTTGCTCGCAACGATCCGCGGGATCGTGCTCAAGCGAAAGGTTTGA
- a CDS encoding DUF1488 family protein yields the protein MADAAFFHDASGTVRFSVAVEGHDVNASIGRETLRYHYRTGEDADPLNTYGLHAQEIDAAVRRRLAQGSMEPVMLRENDLKAPA from the coding sequence ATGGCTGACGCCGCCTTCTTTCACGACGCTTCGGGCACGGTACGCTTTTCGGTGGCAGTGGAGGGTCACGACGTGAACGCGAGCATCGGAAGAGAAACCCTGCGCTATCACTACCGCACCGGCGAAGACGCCGACCCGCTGAACACCTACGGCCTTCATGCCCAGGAAATCGACGCGGCCGTGCGGCGCCGTCTGGCACAGGGTTCGATGGAGCCCGTGATGCTGCGGGAAAACGACCTCAAGGCTCCCGCGTAG
- a CDS encoding DUF418 domain-containing protein, with the protein MRKVDPERQSLVDALRGFALLGILVVNIASFSSTYYGVGVPDPMAQSALERAALLVRTLVFETKFYLLFSFLFGYSFTLQMRAAERDGKPFAPRLLRRLGALWVIGLLHAVLLYHGDILTTYAVLGAVLLMLRRRGDVFLVRCGVGLVLATALLWAGIGYLWALAGIPQDTMGNAYVEAAAALAAYRGTPATVIVQHLRELSQIWWVTGLVQAPTALAMFFAGFIAGRRGLFANADAHRVLFRRLLFWGLVIGLPGALVYAFPSIRLDNAVRELYGLAATLLTAPFLAAAYASGLVLLMQTPRGHVLEGLLAPAGRMALTNYLMQSLVCAWLFLAYGLRWIGTVGPLAATAIAFAIFAAQLVLSRWWMSRFVYGPVEWLLRAFTNLALPPMRRRR; encoded by the coding sequence ATGAGAAAAGTCGACCCTGAACGCCAGTCGCTGGTCGACGCCCTGCGCGGCTTCGCGCTGCTGGGCATTCTTGTTGTGAACATCGCGAGCTTTTCCTCGACCTACTACGGCGTTGGCGTGCCCGACCCGATGGCGCAGTCGGCACTGGAGCGCGCGGCCTTGCTCGTCAGAACGCTGGTGTTCGAGACCAAGTTCTATCTGCTGTTCTCTTTTCTCTTCGGCTACAGCTTCACCTTGCAGATGCGCGCGGCCGAGCGCGACGGCAAGCCCTTCGCGCCGCGCCTGCTGCGGCGCCTGGGGGCGCTGTGGGTTATCGGCCTGCTGCATGCGGTGCTGCTGTACCACGGCGACATCCTCACCACCTATGCAGTGCTGGGCGCGGTGCTGCTGATGCTGCGGCGGCGTGGCGATGTGTTCCTCGTGCGCTGTGGGGTCGGGCTGGTGCTGGCGACGGCGCTGCTCTGGGCCGGCATCGGGTATCTGTGGGCGCTGGCTGGCATTCCGCAGGACACGATGGGCAATGCCTACGTCGAGGCGGCCGCGGCACTGGCGGCCTATCGCGGAACGCCCGCCACGGTGATCGTCCAGCACTTGCGCGAGCTGTCGCAGATCTGGTGGGTCACGGGGCTGGTGCAGGCGCCGACGGCGCTGGCGATGTTCTTCGCGGGCTTCATCGCAGGGCGGCGCGGGCTCTTCGCGAATGCTGATGCGCATCGCGTGCTGTTCCGGCGCCTGCTGTTCTGGGGGCTGGTCATCGGGCTGCCGGGGGCCTTGGTGTATGCCTTTCCGTCGATACGGCTGGACAACGCCGTCCGCGAGCTCTACGGCCTCGCGGCCACGCTGCTGACGGCGCCTTTTCTTGCCGCCGCCTATGCGTCTGGCCTGGTGCTGCTGATGCAGACGCCGCGCGGTCACGTGCTCGAAGGCCTGCTGGCGCCGGCGGGGCGCATGGCGCTGACCAACTACCTGATGCAGTCGCTGGTGTGCGCATGGCTCTTCCTGGCGTATGGGCTGCGCTGGATCGGCACGGTCGGCCCGCTCGCGGCCACGGCCATCGCCTTCGCGATCTTCGCGGCGCAGTTGGTGCTGAGCCGCTGGTGGATGAGCCGCTTCGTCTACGGGCCGGTGGAGTGGCTGCTGCGCGCGTTCACGAACCTTGCGCTGCCTCCGATGCGGCGCAGGCGCTGA
- a CDS encoding FUSC family protein, translating into MLGPNAAPRVRAALRIALSHYVASGLTVALGLLFISGGIHFWLGTIAASAAATGVIVTAPPDLPGPRRGKFFQMLPAPLIGLPLFFAVQMLHTAPIRLGLLLVPATFMAFLAMAWGKRGIPIAIAVMFSMVFSMATPAPTGMADALERTWHFGLGAGLYVIWATLANLALNGRFRTQSVADVLYSLAALMRTEASQFLPQDETRDVRDTPAPVLGQLLREQAALADQLQATRDIVLESPRTPRRQRLAAMLVIVLEMRDQLLASELDLDTLRAHPAHAEALIEMRCVLEELADETIALADALMMGRHPEAVADRRPRLAAIHVSADDSANMHGGGGGHIGPTAAMLARGLASRIGHINDEVLRLSAMARGDAEPNLAVVRANWQLFVSPTDWSLRPFLTLWRWDQPPLRHAIRAALAIAAGYAIAVSMPWGSHDYWILLTIVVVLRGSLSQTLERRNARVAGTLLGCVLAVGLLSAHPSALMLLVIVTVAQAIAHSFAVRRYLITAVAATVLGLVQAHMLNVGVAPIFALFERIADTLIGAALAWGFCYVLPSWERTQIPALVSRVLTAQARHARLALGLGQLQAIDSSPELEWRLARREAYDSLSALVQATQRSLSEPRAVQPPLEPLEHLQAHSYQLLAQLSAVKSMLVLRRDRLTPAEVEGPISRTAQRIEAAIGTTPTTGPSHPESAGSTTVGGPIPLPDPFDNDISPWLLRRLDLATALATQLRDDAARILQPLNETTAATTTTA; encoded by the coding sequence ATGCTGGGGCCCAACGCCGCGCCCCGCGTTCGTGCCGCTCTGCGCATTGCGCTGAGCCACTACGTCGCGAGCGGGCTCACCGTTGCGCTGGGCCTGCTGTTCATCTCGGGCGGCATCCACTTCTGGCTCGGCACCATCGCGGCCTCGGCCGCCGCCACCGGCGTGATCGTCACCGCGCCGCCCGACCTGCCGGGCCCGCGCCGCGGCAAGTTCTTCCAGATGCTGCCGGCGCCGCTCATCGGCCTGCCGCTGTTCTTTGCCGTGCAGATGCTGCACACCGCGCCCATTCGCCTCGGGCTGCTGCTGGTGCCCGCCACCTTCATGGCCTTCCTGGCCATGGCCTGGGGCAAGCGGGGCATCCCGATCGCCATTGCGGTGATGTTCTCGATGGTGTTCTCCATGGCCACGCCGGCGCCCACCGGCATGGCCGACGCGCTGGAGCGCACCTGGCACTTCGGCCTGGGCGCGGGCCTGTACGTGATCTGGGCCACGCTCGCCAACCTGGCGCTCAACGGGCGCTTTCGCACCCAGTCGGTGGCCGACGTGCTGTATTCGCTGGCCGCGCTCATGCGCACCGAGGCCAGCCAATTCCTGCCGCAGGACGAAACCCGCGATGTGCGCGACACCCCCGCGCCGGTGCTGGGCCAGTTGCTGCGTGAACAGGCCGCGCTGGCCGACCAGTTGCAGGCCACGCGCGACATCGTGCTCGAATCGCCGCGCACCCCGCGCCGCCAGCGCCTGGCCGCCATGCTGGTGATCGTGCTCGAAATGCGCGACCAGCTGCTGGCCAGCGAGCTCGACCTCGACACCCTGCGCGCCCACCCCGCGCATGCCGAGGCGCTGATCGAAATGCGCTGCGTGCTCGAGGAGCTCGCCGACGAAACCATCGCGCTGGCCGACGCCCTCATGATGGGCCGCCACCCCGAAGCCGTGGCCGACCGCCGCCCGCGCCTCGCGGCCATCCACGTTTCGGCGGACGACAGCGCAAACATGCACGGTGGAGGCGGTGGCCACATCGGCCCCACCGCCGCCATGCTCGCGCGCGGGCTGGCCAGCCGCATCGGCCACATCAACGACGAAGTGCTGCGCCTGTCGGCCATGGCGCGCGGCGACGCCGAGCCCAACCTCGCCGTGGTGCGCGCCAACTGGCAGCTGTTCGTGAGCCCGACCGACTGGTCGCTGCGCCCCTTCCTCACGCTGTGGCGCTGGGACCAGCCGCCATTGCGCCACGCCATCCGCGCCGCGCTGGCCATTGCCGCGGGCTACGCCATCGCCGTGTCGATGCCCTGGGGCTCTCACGACTACTGGATCCTGCTGACCATCGTGGTCGTGCTGCGCGGCAGCCTCTCGCAGACGCTGGAGCGGCGCAATGCGCGCGTGGCCGGCACGCTGCTGGGCTGCGTGCTCGCGGTGGGGTTGCTGTCGGCGCACCCTTCGGCGCTGATGCTGCTGGTGATCGTGACCGTGGCGCAGGCCATTGCGCACAGCTTTGCGGTGCGGCGCTATCTCATCACCGCTGTGGCAGCCACCGTGCTCGGCCTGGTGCAGGCCCACATGCTGAACGTGGGCGTGGCGCCGATCTTCGCGCTGTTCGAGCGCATCGCCGACACGCTCATCGGCGCAGCGCTGGCCTGGGGCTTTTGCTACGTGCTGCCCTCGTGGGAGCGCACGCAAATTCCGGCGCTGGTGTCGCGCGTGCTCACCGCGCAGGCCCGGCATGCGCGCCTGGCGCTCGGCCTAGGCCAGCTTCAGGCCATCGACAGCAGCCCCGAGCTCGAATGGCGCCTTGCGCGCCGCGAGGCCTACGACAGCCTCTCGGCGCTGGTGCAGGCCACGCAGCGCTCGCTTTCCGAACCGCGCGCAGTGCAGCCGCCGCTGGAGCCGCTGGAACACCTGCAGGCCCACAGCTACCAGCTGCTCGCGCAACTGAGCGCGGTGAAGTCGATGCTCGTGCTGCGGCGCGACCGCCTCACGCCGGCAGAGGTCGAGGGCCCCATCAGCCGCACCGCGCAGCGCATCGAGGCGGCCATCGGAACCACTCCCACCACCGGCCCCTCTCACCCCGAGAGTGCCGGCTCGACCACCGTCGGCGGCCCGATCCCCCTGCCCGACCCGTTCGACAACGACATCAGCCCCTGGCTGCTGCGCCGGCTCGACCTGGCCACGGCCCTGGCCACGCAGCTGCGCGACGACGCGGCGCGCATTCTTCAACCCCTGAACGAGACAACAGCAGCCACGACGACCACCGCCTGA
- a CDS encoding helix-turn-helix transcriptional regulator: MTSRPTAAQQLRDLARLRRVRDRIDREYAQPLDLETLARDAGMSAGHLSRQFRIAYGEPPYAYLMTRRIERAMALLRRGDLSVTEVCFAVGCGSLGTFTTRFTELVGMPPGAYRRQEASATEGMPSCVAKQVTRPIRNREAPAPEPQLAWPPLLT, from the coding sequence ATGACCAGCAGACCCACCGCCGCGCAGCAGCTGCGCGACCTCGCCCGGCTGCGCCGCGTTCGCGACCGGATCGACCGGGAATACGCGCAGCCACTGGACCTCGAAACGCTCGCGCGCGACGCGGGCATGTCGGCCGGGCACCTGAGCCGCCAGTTCCGCATTGCCTACGGCGAGCCGCCCTACGCCTACCTGATGACGCGGCGCATCGAGCGCGCAATGGCGCTGCTGCGGCGCGGCGATCTCAGCGTTACCGAGGTCTGCTTTGCGGTCGGCTGTGGGTCGCTGGGCACCTTCACCACCCGCTTCACCGAACTGGTCGGCATGCCGCCCGGCGCCTACCGGCGGCAGGAAGCGAGCGCGACCGAGGGAATGCCGTCTTGCGTGGCAAAACAAGTGACACGACCGATCAGGAATCGAGAAGCGCCGGCCCCGGAGCCGCAGCTAGCATGGCCACCCCTGCTTACCTAG
- a CDS encoding mechanosensitive ion channel family protein, with protein MTKEILAHPWFGTWIAILVAIPLALLVHRIGGLVLKRITRPVPTVHAMVINCNAPARLVLPLVALLLIFQAAPDDLRFIGNVRHLNGLLLIAAATWLTVKAISGFADGVLAQNPSDIADNLQARRVLTQTRVLARTAMTVVVVAGGAMMLMTFPGARQVGASLLASAGVIGIVAGLAAKPVFSNLIAGLQIALAQPIRIDDVLVVEGEWGRVEEITGTFVVIRIWDDRRLILPLTYFIEKPFQNWTRHSAQLLGSVFIYVDYGMPLAPLREEAERIVKAAPEWDGRFFNLRVTDATERTMQVRVLCTAATSGLAFDLRCSVREGLIDFMQREYPQFLPKTRIASEGNQEREHQQAVA; from the coding sequence ATGACCAAAGAGATACTTGCCCACCCCTGGTTCGGCACATGGATTGCCATCCTCGTCGCCATCCCGCTCGCTCTTCTGGTTCACCGCATCGGCGGCCTTGTCCTGAAGCGCATCACCCGTCCCGTGCCCACGGTGCACGCGATGGTGATCAACTGCAACGCGCCGGCGCGGCTGGTGCTGCCGCTGGTGGCGCTGCTGCTCATCTTCCAGGCGGCGCCTGACGACCTGCGCTTCATCGGCAACGTTCGCCACCTCAACGGCCTGCTGCTCATCGCCGCCGCCACCTGGCTCACGGTGAAGGCCATCAGCGGCTTTGCCGACGGCGTGCTGGCGCAGAACCCCTCCGACATCGCCGACAACCTGCAGGCCCGCCGCGTGCTCACGCAGACCCGCGTGCTCGCGCGCACCGCCATGACGGTGGTCGTGGTGGCCGGCGGCGCGATGATGCTCATGACCTTTCCCGGCGCACGACAGGTGGGCGCGAGCCTGCTGGCCTCGGCCGGCGTGATCGGCATCGTGGCCGGTCTTGCGGCCAAGCCGGTGTTCAGCAACCTCATTGCCGGCCTGCAGATTGCGCTGGCGCAGCCGATCCGCATCGACGACGTGCTGGTGGTCGAGGGCGAATGGGGCCGCGTCGAAGAAATCACCGGCACCTTCGTCGTCATCCGCATCTGGGACGACCGGCGCCTGATCCTGCCGCTCACCTACTTCATCGAGAAGCCGTTCCAGAACTGGACGCGCCACTCGGCCCAGCTGCTCGGCTCGGTCTTCATCTACGTCGACTACGGCATGCCGCTCGCGCCGCTGCGCGAGGAGGCAGAGCGCATCGTGAAGGCCGCGCCCGAGTGGGACGGTCGCTTCTTCAACCTGCGCGTGACCGACGCCACCGAACGCACCATGCAGGTCCGCGTGCTCTGCACCGCAGCCACCTCGGGCCTGGCCTTCGACCTGCGCTGCAGCGTGCGCGAGGGGCTGATCGACTTCATGCAGCGCGAGTACCCGCAGTTCCTGCCAAAGACGCGCATCGCGAGCGAAGGCAATCAGGAGCGCGAACACCAGCAGGCTGTGGCCTGA
- a CDS encoding VOC family protein, with translation MDITIHSTFLPHDDPETSLAFYRDTLGFEIRNDVGYGGMRWITIGPAGQPGISIVLYPPAATPGLTDDERRTIAEMMAKGTYATILFATKDLDGAFARLQAAKAEIVEEPTEQPYGVRDCAVRDPAGNMIRIQQLR, from the coding sequence ATGGACATCACCATCCACTCGACCTTTCTCCCGCACGACGACCCGGAAACCTCGCTCGCCTTCTACCGCGACACCCTCGGCTTCGAGATTCGCAACGACGTCGGATACGGCGGCATGCGCTGGATCACGATCGGCCCCGCCGGCCAGCCCGGCATTTCGATCGTGCTGTATCCGCCGGCCGCCACGCCCGGCCTCACCGACGACGAGCGCCGCACCATCGCCGAGATGATGGCCAAGGGCACCTACGCCACGATCCTGTTTGCCACCAAAGACCTCGACGGTGCCTTCGCGCGGCTGCAGGCCGCCAAGGCCGAGATCGTCGAGGAGCCGACCGAGCAACCCTACGGCGTTCGCGACTGCGCCGTGCGCGACCCCGCGGGCAACATGATCCGCATCCAGCAATTGCGCTGA
- a CDS encoding YbaN family protein, translating to MKPERPDPERHSALTRALLYGFALLCLVLGLIGVVVPGMPTTVFILMAAWAAARSSPRLHAWLLNHRLFGPLLHNWANGRTVSRRAKWSATATMAVCAVIVSFTAHRTWLAVLAIACMATVLAWLWSRPLPPP from the coding sequence TTGAAGCCAGAGCGGCCCGACCCCGAACGGCACTCCGCGCTCACGCGGGCCCTGCTGTACGGCTTTGCGCTGCTGTGCCTGGTGCTCGGCCTCATCGGCGTCGTCGTGCCCGGCATGCCGACGACAGTGTTCATCCTGATGGCCGCATGGGCGGCGGCCCGCAGCTCGCCGCGGCTGCACGCCTGGCTGCTGAATCACCGCCTGTTCGGGCCGCTGCTGCACAACTGGGCCAACGGCCGCACCGTGAGCCGCCGCGCCAAGTGGAGCGCGACGGCCACGATGGCGGTGTGTGCCGTGATCGTTTCCTTCACCGCACACCGCACCTGGCTCGCCGTGCTGGCCATCGCGTGCATGGCGACGGTGCTGGCGTGGCTGTGGTCGCGGCCGCTTCCGCCACCGTAA
- a CDS encoding Bug family tripartite tricarboxylate transporter substrate binding protein, which yields MTTGSPNAFGGTRRRLAIAACAALALGTIATQAIAADAPYPTKPVKFLTNFPAGGPIDILGRALADALQKDLKQPFIVDNRPGAGGNIGADLVAKSPADGYTVLLGIDSTFTINPHLYASMPFAAKDLKPLMIFSSSGLSFGVAPGVKAKTLPEFIAQAKAEPATFSSAGNGSPGHIAAEIFATETGAKITHVPYKGNSPAVLALMGDEVQAGILATPGLLPQVQSGKLRALAVTGKQRSPLLPQVPTVGELGLKGLEFEVLYISMVPAATPEPVMQTLRASLQKALALPEVKARLASLDMVPLAETGNAASEHLAASQARYGRIVKATGMKVD from the coding sequence ATGACCACCGGTTCACCGAACGCCTTCGGCGGCACACGTCGCCGCCTTGCCATCGCCGCCTGCGCGGCACTCGCCCTTGGCACCATCGCCACCCAAGCCATCGCAGCCGATGCGCCCTACCCCACCAAGCCGGTGAAGTTCCTCACCAACTTCCCGGCGGGCGGCCCCATCGACATCCTCGGCCGCGCGCTGGCCGATGCGCTGCAGAAAGACCTGAAGCAGCCCTTCATCGTCGACAACCGGCCCGGTGCCGGCGGCAACATCGGCGCCGACCTGGTCGCCAAGAGCCCGGCCGATGGCTACACCGTGCTGCTGGGCATCGACAGCACCTTCACCATCAACCCGCACCTGTACGCGTCGATGCCCTTCGCGGCCAAAGACCTCAAGCCGCTGATGATCTTCAGCTCCTCGGGCCTGAGCTTTGGTGTGGCGCCGGGCGTCAAGGCGAAGACGCTGCCCGAGTTCATCGCGCAGGCCAAGGCCGAGCCCGCCACCTTCAGCTCGGCCGGCAACGGCAGCCCCGGCCACATTGCCGCCGAGATCTTCGCCACCGAAACGGGCGCGAAGATCACCCACGTGCCCTACAAGGGCAACTCGCCGGCCGTGCTGGCGCTGATGGGCGACGAGGTGCAGGCCGGCATCCTCGCCACGCCGGGCCTGCTGCCGCAAGTCCAGTCGGGCAAGCTGCGCGCGCTGGCCGTTACCGGCAAACAACGCTCGCCGCTGCTGCCGCAGGTGCCCACCGTGGGCGAACTGGGCCTGAAGGGCCTGGAGTTCGAAGTGCTCTATATCTCGATGGTGCCCGCCGCCACGCCCGAACCGGTGATGCAAACGCTGCGCGCCTCGCTGCAGAAAGCGCTGGCGCTGCCCGAGGTCAAGGCCCGGCTGGCCTCGCTAGACATGGTGCCGCTCGCAGAAACCGGCAACGCAGCCAGCGAGCACTTGGCCGCCAGCCAGGCGCGCTACGGCCGCATCGTCAAGGCAACCGGCATGAAGGTGGACTGA
- a CDS encoding excinuclease ABC subunit UvrA, protein MSKAPKKDSKNTPHAADHHDLIRVQGARVNNLKDISVELPKRRLTVFTGVSGSGKSSLVFGTIAAESQRLINETYSAFVQGFMPTLARPEVDVLDGLTTAIIVDQERMGGDPRSTVGTATDANAMLRILFSRLGKPHIGSPSAFAFNVPSVKATGVITVERGASKTVKQSFNRTGGMCPRCEGRGAVTDFDLTAFYDDSKSLNEGALTIPGFSMEGWYGRIFNGCGFFDPDKPIRKFTKKELDALLHKEPTKIKVDGINLTYQGLVPQVQKSFLAKDVDAMQPHIRAFVERAVTFSTCPECKGTRLSEAARSSKIRKINIADACSMQISDLAEWVRGLNEPSVAPLLAKLAHTLDSFVEIGLGYLSLDRPSGTLSGGEAQRTKMIRHLGSSLTDVTYVFDEPTIGLHPHDIQRMNSLLLRLRDKGNTVLVVEHKPEAIAIADHVVDLGPGAGTAGGTVCFEGTVEALRASNTLTGRHLDDRAALKKKLRKPTGKLPIRGAKTHNLRNVSVDVPLGVLVVVTGVAGSGKSSLVHGSIPAGAGVVSVDQGSIRGSRRSNPATYTGLLDPIRNAFAKANGVTPALFSANSEGACPACNGAGVIYTDLAMMAGVATTCEECEGKRFHASVLEHHFGGRDISEVLAMSVTEAREFFGSGDARTPAAHAILDRLADVGLGYLSLGQPLTTLSGGERQRLKLATHMAEKGGVYVLDEPTAGLHLADVEQLLGLLDRLVDAGKSVIVVEHHQAVMAHADWIIDLGPGAGHDGGQVVFEGTPADLVAAHSTLTGKHLAAYVGA, encoded by the coding sequence ATGAGCAAGGCCCCAAAGAAGGACTCGAAGAACACCCCGCACGCCGCCGACCACCACGACCTGATCCGCGTGCAGGGCGCGCGCGTGAACAACCTCAAGGACATCAGCGTCGAGCTGCCGAAGCGGCGGCTTACGGTGTTCACCGGCGTCTCCGGCTCGGGCAAGAGCTCTCTGGTGTTCGGCACCATCGCCGCGGAGTCGCAGCGGCTCATCAACGAAACCTACAGCGCCTTCGTTCAGGGCTTCATGCCCACGCTGGCGCGGCCCGAGGTCGACGTGCTCGATGGCCTGACGACCGCGATCATCGTGGACCAGGAGCGCATGGGCGGCGACCCGCGCTCCACCGTCGGCACCGCGACTGACGCCAACGCGATGCTGCGCATTCTTTTCAGCCGCCTCGGCAAACCGCACATCGGCTCGCCCAGCGCCTTTGCCTTCAACGTGCCATCGGTCAAGGCGACCGGCGTCATCACCGTCGAACGCGGTGCCAGCAAGACCGTGAAGCAAAGCTTCAACCGCACCGGCGGCATGTGCCCGCGCTGCGAAGGCCGGGGCGCCGTTACCGACTTCGACCTGACCGCTTTCTACGACGACAGCAAATCGCTCAACGAAGGCGCGCTCACCATTCCCGGCTTCAGCATGGAAGGTTGGTACGGCCGCATTTTCAACGGCTGCGGCTTCTTCGACCCCGACAAGCCCATCCGCAAGTTCACGAAGAAGGAGCTGGACGCCCTGCTCCACAAGGAGCCGACCAAGATCAAGGTCGATGGCATCAACCTCACCTACCAGGGGCTGGTACCGCAGGTGCAGAAGTCTTTCCTCGCGAAAGACGTCGACGCCATGCAGCCGCACATCCGCGCCTTCGTGGAGCGCGCGGTAACGTTCAGCACCTGCCCCGAGTGCAAAGGCACCCGGCTCAGCGAGGCGGCCCGGTCTTCGAAGATCAGGAAGATCAACATCGCCGATGCATGCTCGATGCAGATCAGCGACCTGGCCGAATGGGTGCGCGGGCTCAACGAGCCTTCTGTGGCGCCGCTGCTCGCCAAGCTGGCGCACACGCTCGACTCGTTCGTGGAAATCGGGCTCGGCTACCTGAGCCTCGACCGTCCCTCGGGCACGCTCTCCGGCGGCGAGGCGCAGCGCACGAAGATGATCCGCCACCTCGGCTCCTCGCTCACCGACGTGACGTACGTCTTCGACGAGCCGACCATCGGGCTGCACCCGCACGACATCCAGCGCATGAACAGCCTGCTGCTGCGACTGCGCGACAAGGGCAACACCGTGCTCGTGGTGGAGCACAAGCCCGAGGCCATCGCCATCGCCGATCACGTCGTCGACCTCGGCCCCGGGGCCGGCACTGCCGGCGGCACTGTCTGCTTCGAAGGCACCGTCGAGGCACTGCGGGCCAGCAACACTCTCACCGGCCGGCACCTCGACGACCGGGCCGCCCTCAAGAAAAAGCTGCGCAAGCCCACGGGCAAGCTGCCGATTCGCGGTGCGAAGACGCACAACCTGCGCAACGTGAGCGTCGATGTGCCGCTGGGCGTGCTGGTCGTCGTGACCGGCGTGGCCGGTTCCGGCAAGAGTTCGCTCGTGCACGGGTCGATTCCTGCCGGCGCGGGCGTGGTGTCGGTAGACCAGGGCTCGATACGCGGCTCGCGACGCAGCAACCCGGCCACCTACACCGGGCTGCTCGACCCGATTCGCAACGCATTCGCGAAGGCCAACGGCGTGACGCCCGCCCTGTTCAGCGCCAACTCCGAAGGCGCCTGCCCCGCCTGCAACGGCGCGGGCGTCATCTACACCGACCTGGCGATGATGGCCGGCGTTGCCACCACCTGCGAAGAGTGCGAGGGCAAGCGCTTTCACGCCTCGGTGCTGGAGCATCACTTCGGCGGGCGCGACATCAGCGAAGTGCTCGCCATGTCGGTGACCGAGGCCAGGGAATTTTTCGGCTCGGGCGATGCCCGCACGCCGGCTGCGCACGCCATCCTCGACCGGCTCGCCGACGTCGGGCTCGGCTACCTCAGCCTGGGCCAGCCGCTCACCACGCTGTCGGGCGGCGAGCGGCAGCGGCTCAAGCTGGCCACTCACATGGCGGAGAAAGGCGGCGTGTACGTGCTCGACGAGCCGACCGCAGGCCTGCACCTTGCCGACGTCGAGCAACTGCTCGGCCTGCTCGACCGGCTGGTGGATGCAGGCAAGTCGGTCATCGTCGTCGAACACCACCAGGCGGTAATGGCGCATGCCGACTGGATCATCGACCTCGGCCCCGGCGCCGGGCACGACGGCGGCCAGGTCGTGTTCGAGGGCACGCCCGCCGACCTCGTCGCCGCCCACTCCACCCTCACGGGCAAGCACCTTGCGGCCTACGTCGGCGCCTGA